One Tolypothrix bouteillei VB521301 DNA window includes the following coding sequences:
- a CDS encoding M16 family metallopeptidase: protein MTTSLQKTSIHRTVLSNGIVVLVAENPVADIVAARIFIRAGSCYETKEQAGLTHLLASVLTKGCDGLSSLEIAEKVESVGASLSADTTSDYFLVSLKTVTSDFAEILALAGQILRQPTFPQMEVELEQRIALQDIRSQQEQPFTIAFDQLRSAMYADHPYARSPLGDETTMSSLNRRDLEQYHQTHFRPDNIVISIAGHISANDAVALIEKVFGDWRVPTHQPQPVLYLPELEVKPQITITPQQTQQSIVMLGYLGPSVNSVDYGVLKLLCTYLGNGLSSRLFVELREKRGLAYEVSAFYPTRIFPASFVAYMGTAPENTKIALTGLRKEVDLLSSNELEEESLQSAKNKILGQYALGKQTNAQIAQIYGWYEILGLGVDFDWEFQQTIASVSALDAMETAERYLREPFVSLVGQQDAVYGAIA, encoded by the coding sequence ATGACAACTTCGCTGCAAAAAACGTCTATCCATCGCACCGTGTTAAGTAATGGCATTGTGGTTTTGGTAGCAGAAAATCCAGTTGCAGATATTGTAGCAGCCAGAATTTTTATTCGTGCTGGTAGTTGCTACGAAACAAAAGAGCAAGCCGGCTTGACGCATTTGCTTGCTTCTGTTCTAACTAAAGGATGTGATGGACTCTCCAGTTTGGAAATCGCAGAAAAAGTAGAATCTGTGGGAGCAAGTCTGAGTGCAGATACGACATCTGATTACTTTCTAGTCTCTTTAAAAACAGTTACTTCAGATTTTGCAGAGATTCTGGCATTAGCGGGACAAATTCTTCGCCAACCGACATTTCCACAAATGGAAGTGGAACTAGAACAGCGTATTGCTTTACAGGATATTCGTTCGCAGCAAGAGCAGCCATTTACAATTGCTTTTGACCAGTTGAGAAGTGCGATGTACGCAGACCATCCCTATGCAAGATCGCCATTGGGAGATGAAACAACAATGAGCAGCTTGAATCGTAGGGATTTAGAGCAGTACCATCAAACGCATTTTCGTCCAGATAACATCGTTATTAGCATTGCGGGGCACATCAGTGCAAATGACGCAGTGGCTCTTATAGAAAAAGTTTTTGGGGATTGGCGAGTTCCAACTCACCAGCCACAACCAGTGCTTTATTTACCGGAACTTGAAGTGAAGCCCCAAATTACAATTACACCCCAGCAAACACAACAATCGATTGTGATGCTGGGTTACTTGGGACCATCAGTGAATTCTGTTGACTATGGAGTCTTGAAATTGCTGTGTACTTACTTGGGAAATGGTCTTTCCAGTCGCTTGTTTGTTGAACTGAGAGAAAAGCGAGGTTTAGCTTACGAAGTATCAGCATTCTACCCTACCAGGATTTTTCCTGCATCATTTGTGGCGTACATGGGAACGGCACCAGAAAACACGAAAATAGCTCTCACTGGTTTGCGAAAAGAAGTGGATTTACTTTCCTCAAACGAATTAGAGGAAGAATCACTTCAATCAGCTAAGAACAAGATATTGGGACAGTACGCTTTGGGTAAACAAACCAATGCCCAAATTGCTCAAATTTATGGCTGGTATGAAATTTTGGGTCTGGGAGTTGATTTCGACTGGGAATTTCAGCAAACAATTGCTTCTGTCAGTGCTTTAGATGCGATGGAAACAGCCGAGCGATATTTACGGGAACCTTTTGTATCTCTTGTCGGTCAACAAGATGCGGTTTATGGTGCAATTGCGTAG
- a CDS encoding peptidoglycan-binding domain-containing protein, whose protein sequence is MTNSIKVSILTDLGFPSLPVNDCRIQQKQRSKSTWGIELLLCLSAPLLFGFSPTVSFAAPTQTIAQASPRVGVNRPNLKVGSQGDPVSELQAALKLLGFYAGTVDGVYSESTAIAVSRFQEAAGLSPNGVVDTNTWQRLFPSDAIALTPASSNSDTFPTPSQTLRDNNSAVVVPSSEPRTAPIANRTGNLKPESRPTITPNRASNLKPEPRPAGTGVATSTSDRPSTRQTSSTRSNPSSTSRPANRSQQSTRAGSSARQTTRTQQTTSSESSKKTQQTASLQYTSDGLPILRPGMRGSEVTRLQRRLQRLGYLEESAIDGDFGPATEAAVVSLQKRYGLEADGIVGGGTWEILNRRRKQ, encoded by the coding sequence ATGACAAACAGCATCAAGGTAAGTATCTTAACCGACTTAGGGTTCCCTAGTCTTCCCGTAAATGATTGTAGAATCCAGCAAAAGCAAAGGTCAAAATCTACATGGGGGATAGAACTACTCCTGTGTCTTTCTGCACCTCTCCTCTTTGGTTTTTCTCCGACAGTATCATTTGCCGCACCAACACAAACAATTGCTCAAGCATCACCGAGAGTGGGAGTGAACCGTCCCAACCTTAAAGTTGGTAGCCAAGGAGACCCTGTCTCAGAACTGCAAGCAGCTTTAAAACTTTTGGGCTTTTATGCTGGTACGGTGGATGGGGTTTATAGCGAAAGTACTGCGATCGCAGTTTCTCGATTTCAGGAAGCTGCAGGCTTAAGTCCCAATGGTGTTGTTGATACCAACACTTGGCAACGACTTTTTCCAAGTGATGCGATCGCACTCACTCCTGCATCTTCTAATTCCGATACCTTCCCGACTCCATCCCAAACTTTAAGAGATAATAACAGTGCAGTTGTTGTTCCGAGTAGCGAGCCAAGAACAGCACCGATCGCGAATCGCACTGGTAATTTAAAACCAGAATCCAGACCGACAATAACTCCCAATAGAGCCAGTAATTTAAAACCCGAACCAAGACCAGCAGGAACAGGAGTCGCAACAAGTACTTCCGATAGACCTTCTACCAGACAAACATCATCAACTCGTTCTAACCCATCTAGCACTTCTCGACCAGCAAATAGAAGCCAACAATCCACACGGGCGGGATCGTCTGCTCGACAAACAACTCGCACTCAACAAACGACAAGTTCTGAGTCATCTAAAAAAACTCAGCAAACTGCTTCTCTTCAGTACACCTCAGATGGGTTACCAATTTTACGACCGGGGATGCGTGGTTCTGAAGTCACTCGCTTACAACGACGACTGCAAAGACTCGGTTACCTTGAAGAAAGTGCTATCGATGGTGATTTTGGTCCCGCAACAGAAGCAGCTGTTGTCTCTTTACAAAAACGTTATGGTTTAGAAGCTGACGGTATTGTTGGAGGAGGAACTTGGGAAATTCTCAATCGACGCCGGAAACAATAG
- a CDS encoding restriction endonuclease, with amino-acid sequence METAYTQDYRHFEQHVAKLLHGAGWVVEPVQKNHTGCDLIVKKGNLVVAVQLKWLRNNVAAPQLLKFSEFLDSHEGKKFNFGLFITTKGYSGPAMALIRSWGKDSKIRCGIARETRIVGIDGIAPQKENNEDKGDRQQDKVYFGIFTCKGGVGKTTIAGHLAGAFALQGFNVALVDLDPEQNLQKLVGDGIFVPNPRGVGTTIEVFDGRDWHEDAARDSRIVICDCSPALERNPKELIEKFHYCIIPTTLNPLGLNKHGKVIRDTVVEIRQINKKGHLFVVVNNFRKPTSKQLNLLKDVYFNTYTEISQRDDKFHCIDPEDACIRASDQLYYWGIHILENPETPSSRLAFDLIGGKSYPRDDFINLADYIERKAGIGFLRDNTSPSRQQ; translated from the coding sequence ATGGAGACAGCTTACACTCAAGACTACCGACATTTTGAACAGCACGTCGCAAAACTTCTCCATGGGGCAGGTTGGGTCGTGGAACCTGTCCAAAAAAATCATACTGGTTGCGATCTAATAGTCAAAAAAGGAAATTTAGTTGTTGCTGTACAACTAAAATGGCTGAGAAATAACGTAGCAGCGCCACAGTTATTAAAATTTTCCGAATTTCTGGATTCTCATGAAGGCAAAAAGTTTAATTTTGGTTTGTTTATAACCACAAAAGGTTATAGCGGTCCTGCAATGGCATTAATTAGATCCTGGGGCAAGGATAGTAAAATCCGTTGTGGAATTGCTCGGGAAACTAGAATTGTTGGAATTGATGGGATTGCACCACAGAAGGAAAATAATGAGGACAAAGGCGATCGCCAACAGGATAAAGTTTACTTTGGGATCTTTACTTGTAAGGGTGGGGTTGGTAAGACAACTATAGCAGGTCATTTGGCAGGAGCCTTTGCTCTACAAGGATTTAATGTTGCACTTGTTGATTTAGATCCAGAACAAAATTTGCAAAAATTAGTAGGTGATGGAATTTTTGTTCCCAATCCAAGAGGCGTTGGCACCACAATTGAAGTCTTTGATGGCAGAGATTGGCATGAAGATGCTGCTCGTGATAGCAGAATTGTCATTTGTGATTGCTCTCCAGCTTTGGAACGAAATCCCAAGGAGTTAATAGAAAAGTTTCATTATTGCATTATTCCAACTACCTTAAATCCACTTGGCTTAAATAAGCATGGTAAAGTTATTCGAGATACTGTTGTAGAAATACGTCAAATTAATAAAAAAGGTCATTTATTTGTAGTAGTTAATAACTTTAGAAAACCCACATCCAAGCAACTTAATCTTTTAAAAGACGTTTATTTTAATACTTATACAGAAATTAGTCAAAGGGATGATAAGTTTCACTGTATAGATCCAGAAGATGCTTGTATCCGTGCTAGCGACCAACTCTACTACTGGGGAATACATATTCTTGAAAATCCAGAAACCCCTTCTAGCCGATTGGCATTTGACTTAATTGGAGGCAAATCTTATCCGCGTGATGATTTTATCAACTTAGCGGATTATATTGAAAGAAAAGCTGGCATCGGATTTCTTCGGGATAACACGAGTCCATCAAGGCAGCAGTAA
- a CDS encoding response regulator, which translates to MQDVLALQGIQVLVVDDDADNLELITFILEQSGAIVTSVSSAEEALQLLYQTQPDLLIADVGMPRMDGYTFLRQVRALPPKQGGQVPAIALTAYAGEIDRQKALAVGFQLHIPKPIDPETLVDAIAQIIKQTNLEKP; encoded by the coding sequence ATGCAAGACGTACTGGCTTTGCAAGGTATCCAGGTACTTGTTGTGGATGATGATGCAGACAATTTGGAGTTAATTACCTTTATTTTGGAACAGTCTGGTGCTATTGTAACTTCTGTGTCTTCTGCTGAAGAAGCATTGCAATTACTCTATCAAACTCAGCCCGATCTCCTGATTGCTGATGTTGGAATGCCTCGCATGGACGGATATACTTTCTTGCGTCAGGTAAGAGCATTACCACCAAAACAAGGGGGACAAGTTCCGGCGATCGCACTGACGGCTTATGCGGGGGAGATCGATCGGCAAAAAGCATTGGCTGTAGGATTTCAATTGCATATTCCCAAACCAATTGACCCAGAAACCCTAGTGGATGCAATCGCTCAAATCATCAAGCAAACCAATCTTGAGAAACCATAA
- a CDS encoding FKBP-type peptidyl-prolyl cis-trans isomerase, with amino-acid sequence MAQAKYGDTVVVHYEGKLSDGTIFDTSTNSDPLQFTIGDGEIIPGFEEAVVGMSVGETRTAEISSDRAYGPHQPELVVTVDRNQLPPDFDLEVGQQLQIQQAPGQFIPAIVTDLSTEDVTLDANHPLAGKDLVFDIQLVDIAA; translated from the coding sequence ATGGCACAAGCAAAATATGGTGATACTGTAGTGGTTCACTACGAGGGCAAATTATCCGACGGTACAATCTTTGATACCTCTACCAATAGTGACCCTTTGCAGTTCACAATCGGTGATGGAGAAATCATTCCTGGATTTGAAGAAGCGGTTGTAGGTATGAGTGTAGGCGAAACCAGAACTGCAGAAATTTCATCCGATCGCGCTTACGGTCCGCATCAACCAGAATTGGTAGTCACAGTCGATCGCAATCAGTTACCTCCAGACTTCGATCTCGAAGTAGGTCAGCAGTTGCAAATTCAGCAAGCCCCCGGACAATTTATTCCTGCGATCGTTACCGATCTTTCAACCGAAGACGTGACATTAGACGCCAACCATCCATTAGCTGGAAAAGACCTAGTCTTTGATATTCAACTTGTAGATATCGCTGCATAA
- a CDS encoding orange carotenoid protein N-terminal domain-containing protein — protein sequence MTFTADPKTKQLVQQFRSFDTDTQLAILWFGYLDIKDKLTPANQTSAQDTAAAFYDTIRALPKEQQLQAQRDIVAGANSDISRSYKALSSSAKLDLWLRLGRAMEDGTVISVPSDYKLPSNTQDFTNSIKSLDFEQRIDFTRSAVFEFGPKQ from the coding sequence ATGACTTTCACCGCAGATCCAAAAACCAAGCAGCTTGTACAGCAGTTTCGCAGCTTTGACACAGATACTCAGCTAGCGATCCTGTGGTTTGGCTACTTGGATATCAAAGATAAATTAACACCAGCAAACCAGACTTCTGCACAAGATACTGCTGCTGCTTTCTACGATACCATCCGTGCGCTGCCCAAAGAACAGCAACTTCAAGCACAACGAGATATTGTTGCAGGTGCTAACAGCGATATCAGCCGTTCTTACAAAGCTTTAAGCTCTAGCGCTAAGTTAGATTTGTGGCTCCGATTGGGACGAGCTATGGAAGACGGTACCGTAATTTCAGTACCCTCTGACTATAAACTGCCCTCCAACACCCAAGACTTCACAAACAGCATCAAAAGCTTAGATTTTGAACAGCGTATTGATTTTACTCGCAGCGCTGTATTTGAGTTTGGTCCCAAGCAGTAA
- a CDS encoding GNAT family N-acetyltransferase, with protein sequence MEFKPLFTGKLLRLAAPRPDDNMHFAKWSENDEYLRVADNDPARPITPEDWTQFEASVLNSPNSFHFRLRTLADDTLIGGVGLFQVQWTHQVASLGIAIGDSAYWGKGYGTDALKLILGYAFRELNLYRVSSSTIGYNVRSIKAHEKVGFCQEGRQRSAIKREGQRFDVIHFGILRSEWEALQSQ encoded by the coding sequence ATGGAATTCAAGCCACTTTTTACAGGTAAGTTGCTTCGCCTTGCTGCACCCAGACCTGATGACAACATGCATTTTGCGAAATGGTCTGAAAATGATGAATATTTGCGAGTCGCAGACAACGATCCAGCAAGACCAATAACTCCTGAAGATTGGACGCAGTTTGAAGCGAGTGTTCTTAACTCACCTAATAGCTTTCACTTCCGCCTGCGAACTTTGGCTGATGATACTTTAATTGGAGGTGTTGGTTTATTTCAGGTACAGTGGACGCACCAAGTTGCTTCGTTGGGGATTGCTATTGGTGACTCAGCTTACTGGGGGAAAGGTTATGGTACGGATGCTCTCAAGCTTATTCTTGGGTATGCTTTCCGTGAATTAAACCTTTACCGAGTTAGCTCGAGTACGATCGGCTATAACGTTCGTTCTATTAAAGCCCACGAAAAGGTGGGGTTCTGTCAGGAAGGCAGACAGCGCAGCGCCATTAAGCGTGAAGGTCAACGTTTTGATGTGATTCATTTTGGTATTTTGCGCTCGGAATGGGAGGCTTTACAAAGTCAGTAA
- a CDS encoding TIGR02452 family protein: MDSREKRAVIAQETLEIIKRGHYQNLLGETINIKEACLAAKTSSIHYSETMFKKVFAQRDNILKTKKSLNAISFTVSNETTLHAASRLVNDEGIEKVLCLNFASAKNPGGGFLNGSQAQEESLARATALYPCIAQMTQMYDTNRNLGSSLYTDDMIYSPGVPVIRDDNDELLNQPFLVSILTVPAVNAGAVRQKGKRSEIASIESTMLARTEKLLSVAAIHDYKVLVLGAWGCGVFKNNPQNVAEYFYHHLVENPNLNGFFEKVVFAVLDKSKDEYIITPFHTTFKTTRLDS; the protein is encoded by the coding sequence ATGGATAGTAGAGAGAAACGTGCTGTTATAGCTCAAGAAACACTTGAAATTATTAAACGCGGGCATTATCAAAATTTATTGGGAGAAACTATTAATATTAAAGAAGCTTGTTTGGCTGCAAAAACTAGCTCTATTCATTATTCGGAAACAATGTTTAAGAAGGTATTTGCCCAACGGGACAACATCTTAAAGACAAAAAAGTCGTTGAATGCAATCAGTTTTACAGTCAGTAATGAAACAACTCTTCATGCTGCAAGTCGCTTAGTGAATGATGAAGGGATAGAAAAAGTATTGTGCTTGAATTTTGCTTCAGCTAAAAATCCAGGGGGTGGATTTCTCAATGGGAGTCAAGCACAAGAGGAGAGCTTAGCTAGGGCTACAGCGCTTTATCCTTGTATTGCTCAAATGACTCAGATGTACGACACTAACAGAAATTTAGGTTCATCTCTTTATACAGATGACATGATTTATTCTCCAGGAGTCCCGGTTATTAGAGATGATAATGACGAGCTATTAAATCAACCCTTTCTCGTATCAATTCTAACTGTACCAGCAGTGAATGCAGGAGCCGTTAGACAAAAAGGAAAACGCTCTGAGATCGCTTCTATTGAAAGCACGATGCTTGCTCGTACAGAGAAATTGTTGTCAGTGGCTGCAATTCATGACTATAAGGTGCTTGTATTGGGAGCATGGGGATGTGGTGTTTTTAAAAATAATCCTCAAAATGTTGCTGAATATTTTTATCACCATTTAGTGGAAAATCCCAATCTTAATGGGTTCTTTGAGAAAGTTGTATTCGCAGTGTTAGATAAATCAAAAGATGAATATATCATTACACCATTTCACACAACTTTTAAAACGACTCGTTTGGACTCTTAA
- a CDS encoding AAA family ATPase, whose protein sequence is MKDFSGVTFKLDNGLETIELYPEYLSHGELKRLSIYMWMKYHNIKDSIILMDEIEIALHPDWQYKIVSYLEQWSSSNQYILAIHSYELCQALTPAHVKELEPKLLKELASKAI, encoded by the coding sequence TTGAAAGATTTTTCAGGAGTAACTTTTAAGTTAGATAATGGTTTGGAAACTATAGAATTATATCCAGAATATTTAAGTCATGGTGAATTAAAAAGATTAAGCATTTATATGTGGATGAAGTATCACAATATAAAAGATTCTATTATTTTGATGGATGAAATTGAAATTGCACTTCACCCAGATTGGCAGTATAAAATAGTTTCATATCTCGAACAATGGTCATCAAGTAATCAATACATTCTTGCAATTCATTCATATGAGCTATGCCAAGCTTTGACACCTGCTCATGTTAAGGAATTAGAACCAAAACTTCTCAAAGAATTGGCATCAAAAGCAATATGA
- a CDS encoding LL-diaminopimelate aminotransferase has product MATINDNYLKLKAGYLFPEIARRVNAFAEANPDAKVIRLGIGDVTEPLPEACRTAMIKAVEEMGDRSTFRGYGPEQGYAWLREKIAAKDFQARGCEVDAGEIFISDGSKCDNGNILDILGNDNVIAVTDPVYPVYVDTNVMAGHTGPANDKGEFEGLVYLPITAENNFTAAIPSQKVDLIYLCFPNNPTGATATKEHLQAWVDYAKAHGSIIFFDAAYESFITDPEIPHSIYEIEGARDCAIEFRSFSKNAGFTGTRCALTVVPKTLTAKAGDGSDVELWKLWNRRQSTKFNGVSYIVQRGAEAVYSEEGQAQTKQLVSFYMENARIIREKLSQAGLTVYGGVNAPYVWVKTPNGISSWDFFDKLLHNCNVVGTPGSGFGAAGEGYFRISAFNSRENVEEAMKRITEKFKV; this is encoded by the coding sequence ATGGCAACTATTAACGATAACTACCTCAAGTTAAAAGCAGGTTACTTGTTTCCCGAAATTGCACGCCGGGTTAATGCCTTTGCAGAAGCCAATCCTGATGCTAAGGTGATTCGATTGGGTATTGGTGACGTGACGGAACCTTTGCCCGAAGCTTGCCGTACAGCTATGATTAAAGCTGTGGAAGAAATGGGCGATCGCTCTACCTTTAGAGGTTACGGACCAGAGCAAGGTTATGCTTGGTTGCGGGAGAAAATTGCTGCTAAGGATTTCCAAGCACGGGGATGCGAGGTTGATGCTGGTGAAATTTTTATCTCCGATGGTTCTAAGTGCGATAACGGCAACATTCTGGATATCTTGGGCAATGACAATGTAATTGCAGTGACTGACCCCGTATATCCTGTATATGTGGATACTAATGTTATGGCAGGGCATACTGGTCCAGCCAACGATAAGGGTGAGTTTGAGGGCTTAGTTTATTTACCAATTACTGCTGAAAACAATTTCACTGCAGCGATTCCGTCACAAAAAGTCGATTTAATTTACCTTTGCTTCCCCAACAACCCCACAGGAGCAACCGCTACCAAAGAACATCTTCAGGCATGGGTAGACTATGCTAAAGCACATGGGTCTATCATTTTCTTTGATGCTGCATACGAATCGTTCATTACAGATCCAGAAATTCCGCACTCCATCTATGAGATTGAAGGAGCAAGAGACTGTGCGATCGAATTTCGCTCTTTCTCCAAAAATGCAGGCTTTACCGGGACGCGTTGTGCGCTGACTGTCGTACCAAAAACACTTACGGCAAAAGCAGGCGATGGTTCCGATGTAGAACTGTGGAAGTTGTGGAATCGCCGCCAGTCCACCAAGTTCAATGGAGTCTCTTACATCGTACAACGTGGAGCTGAAGCAGTTTACTCAGAAGAAGGTCAGGCGCAAACAAAACAGCTCGTCAGCTTCTACATGGAGAATGCCAGAATTATTCGCGAGAAACTGAGCCAAGCTGGGTTAACAGTTTATGGTGGTGTGAATGCGCCCTACGTTTGGGTGAAAACGCCCAATGGTATATCTAGTTGGGACTTTTTCGATAAATTGCTGCACAATTGTAACGTTGTAGGTACACCTGGTTCTGGTTTTGGTGCGGCTGGCGAAGGTTATTTCCGCATTTCCGCTTTCAACAGTCGGGAGAATGTTGAGGAAGCAATGAAGCGAATTACTGAGAAGTTTAAGGTGTAA
- a CDS encoding CopG family ribbon-helix-helix protein codes for MSKDNETFRFDSNERAKLDAAVAIERDRSDAIDKALNLSPKLLQWQLEEIHKGVAEADARDFASQEEVQAVFARLTDAS; via the coding sequence ATGAGCAAAGATAATGAGACATTTCGCTTTGATAGCAACGAAAGAGCTAAGTTAGATGCGGCTGTAGCAATAGAGCGCGATAGAAGCGATGCAATTGACAAAGCACTTAACCTGTCTCCAAAACTCCTCCAATGGCAACTAGAAGAAATTCACAAAGGTGTTGCAGAAGCTGATGCGAGAGATTTTGCTAGTCAAGAGGAAGTACAGGCAGTCTTTGCAAGGTTAACTGATGCGAGTTAA
- a CDS encoding Uma2 family endonuclease → MTQAIPKLVTYEEFIEWYPNDGGRYELHKGVIVEMPPPTGDHENVIGFLVQKLTLEYSRLQLPYRIPKTALVKTPNNETSYSPDILLLNHDNLINEPLWKKQSTVCSSASVPLIVEVVSTNWRDDYYDKLRDYEEMAIPEYWIADYAALGGKRFIGDPKQPTVSVCQLVGDEYQITKFTGDSPIVSPTFPELNLTAQQVFNAAL, encoded by the coding sequence ATGACCCAAGCCATACCCAAGCTAGTTACTTATGAAGAATTTATTGAGTGGTACCCCAATGATGGAGGGCGTTATGAACTGCACAAAGGAGTTATTGTAGAGATGCCACCTCCAACGGGCGACCACGAAAATGTCATTGGATTTTTAGTCCAAAAACTTACCTTAGAGTATTCGCGTCTTCAATTGCCTTACCGCATTCCAAAAACTGCACTTGTCAAAACTCCCAATAACGAGACAAGTTATTCCCCAGATATTTTATTGCTCAACCATGACAATCTCATCAATGAACCTTTGTGGAAAAAGCAATCAACTGTATGCTCTAGTGCATCGGTTCCTTTAATTGTTGAAGTCGTAAGTACAAATTGGCGCGATGATTATTACGATAAGTTAAGGGACTACGAAGAAATGGCTATCCCCGAATACTGGATTGCGGATTATGCTGCATTGGGAGGTAAGCGATTCATTGGCGATCCAAAACAACCTACGGTGTCAGTGTGTCAGCTTGTAGGAGATGAATACCAAATAACTAAATTTACGGGGGATAGCCCGATTGTGTCTCCTACCTTTCCCGAACTGAACCTTACTGCACAACAGGTTTTTAATGCAGCATTGTAA
- the mtnC gene encoding acireductone synthase, with amino-acid sequence MANGINNQQLTTNNSFMTALYSDNAEVLLLDIEGTTTPVDYVFGVLFPFARDRVTDFLSTYQQVTAVQTDLQLLRKEYEQELAQGVSVPHWQETEVTGAVPYIHYLISIDRKSTGLKSLQGKIWERGYRDGTLRSQIFPDVKPAFQRWISAGKHLYIFSSGSVQAQQLLFRYTEEGDLTGFISGYFDTQTGSKREVQSYAKIASAIGKIPEKILFISDVTAELKASQAAGMQTLFSIRTGNHSFEAEGFPAIQSFDEV; translated from the coding sequence ATGGCTAATGGTATTAACAATCAACAACTGACTACTAACAACTCATTCATGACTGCACTCTATTCAGATAATGCGGAAGTGCTTCTTCTCGATATTGAGGGGACAACAACTCCGGTTGATTATGTTTTCGGAGTCTTATTTCCGTTTGCACGCGATCGCGTGACTGATTTTCTCTCAACCTATCAGCAAGTGACTGCGGTTCAAACTGATTTGCAATTGTTGAGAAAAGAGTATGAACAGGAGCTCGCACAGGGGGTGTCAGTACCTCATTGGCAAGAAACGGAGGTTACAGGGGCTGTTCCTTACATTCATTATCTGATTTCTATCGACCGTAAATCAACAGGTTTGAAATCTTTACAGGGTAAGATTTGGGAGCGGGGGTATCGAGATGGAACGCTGCGATCGCAAATATTTCCAGATGTTAAGCCTGCTTTTCAACGTTGGATAAGTGCTGGCAAACATTTGTATATTTTCTCCTCTGGTAGTGTTCAAGCACAACAACTTCTCTTTCGGTACACCGAAGAGGGAGACCTAACGGGTTTTATTAGCGGTTACTTTGATACTCAAACTGGCTCCAAGCGAGAAGTTCAGAGCTACGCTAAGATAGCATCTGCCATTGGAAAGATACCAGAAAAAATTCTTTTTATTTCAGATGTCACTGCTGAGTTAAAAGCATCTCAAGCAGCCGGAATGCAAACGCTGTTTTCTATCAGAACCGGGAATCACTCATTTGAAGCAGAAGGCTTCCCCGCGATTCAGAGTTTTGATGAAGTTTAA
- a CDS encoding pentapeptide repeat-containing protein — MKRQVKGWLKFIVGVLLLLLLTGCWLLLDISPVIAQENTVNYTLADLRYQDFSKKNLEGTSLAGANMQETKFRGTNLRGTIMTKGSCLKADLEGADLSGTFADRVIFNEANLTNAIFTDAILTSSRFNGAKITGADFSGAILDTYEAKLMCERADGVNPVTSVATRDSLGCR; from the coding sequence ATGAAGCGTCAGGTAAAGGGTTGGTTAAAATTCATTGTTGGCGTACTGCTTCTTCTGTTGCTGACAGGGTGCTGGTTACTCTTAGATATTTCTCCTGTAATTGCACAGGAAAATACTGTTAACTATACGCTTGCCGATCTACGATATCAAGACTTTTCTAAGAAAAATTTAGAAGGAACATCTCTTGCAGGAGCAAATATGCAGGAGACAAAGTTCCGAGGTACAAATCTGAGAGGAACTATTATGACTAAGGGGTCATGTCTGAAAGCAGATTTGGAAGGAGCCGATCTCTCAGGAACTTTTGCCGATCGCGTTATCTTTAATGAAGCCAATTTAACGAACGCCATTTTTACCGATGCAATTCTAACAAGCAGTCGCTTCAACGGTGCAAAAATTACAGGAGCTGATTTTTCTGGTGCAATTCTAGACACTTACGAAGCAAAGTTGATGTGCGAACGAGCTGATGGGGTTAATCCCGTCACGTCTGTAGCAACTCGTGATAGTTTGGGATGTCGATAA